In Gallus gallus isolate bGalGal1 chromosome Z, bGalGal1.mat.broiler.GRCg7b, whole genome shotgun sequence, one DNA window encodes the following:
- the LOC121108299 gene encoding uncharacterized protein LOC121108299: MHGDRQSAAVSLRGGAHTREKRCLPEEKRRLFAPSFPSKFPAAVPRTPALQDKAGGCQAVRGGRQEGRGAAVARQGRAGKTSGEDAAVAAGRGAATPLCRGSQRTGSISPGDAPPGLGNDRRRAHRGAAGRSAASGSGRRPCASGQVADAEWRTENESGASPYFSPALLFLSRDFRTIPPTRSSFLLPPLLKPGSRPPPASLSPAPSLHRLRPSALAAEEVPDAASPAEGCASPCVYPLPHPPLSACTRVPAASPGRDGGGISPLLYFATASLVILRSVWETSANTPSCKRWEGVRAIRVFRSGSFPDVPSRPLGPGKSWQAAKKTGREQRLVLSSALAWIVLWPEGSLAELSVPSLSRSVCIPREDGGGRGQGREEKDPPPRGRLLKSVKAAVRCPARLRDGFCRRGKSGATSSAVPQPRHRACRQPAQGWVKRARVLQRIGPPVTSRRGGTLPRCNPYGAEVIGGGRGWRKGEPGPGEQCNGVIGTR, translated from the exons ATGCACGGAGACCGGCAATCCGCGGCGGTCAGCCTGAGGGGAGGGGCACATACACGAGAGAAGCGGTGTCTCCCGGAGGAAAAACGGCGGCTGTttgctccctccttcccctccaagTTTCCAGCCGCCGTCCCTCGGACCCCGGCCCTACAGGACAAGGCAGGGGGATGCCAGGCAGTGCGGGGGGGAAGGCAAGAGGGCAGGGGAGCGGCGGTGGCCCGGCAGG GGCGAGCGGGTAAGACGAGCGGCGAGGATGCAGCCGTGGCGGCGGGACGCGGGGCTGCGACACCTCTCTGCCGGGGATCCCAGCGCACCGGCAGCATCTCCCCGGGAGATGCTCCGCCGGGGCTGGGGAACGACCGGCGGCGGGCGCACCGCG GTGCTGCGGGCCGTTCCGCTGCTAGCGGCTCCGGCCGGCGCCCATGTGCCAGCGGGCAAGTTGCGGACGCGGAGTGGAGAACAGAGAATGAGTCCGGAGCTTCTCCCTACTTTTCCCCCGCGCTCCTCTTTTTATCACGGGATTTCCGGACCATCCCACCTACTCgatcctccttcctcctccccccgctGCTGAAGCCGGGCTCTCGCCCTCCCCCTGCTTCCCTCTCCCCCGCCCCTTCCCTGCACCGCCTTCGCCCCTCGGCGCTCGCCGCGGAGGAGGTCCCCGATGCTGCCAGCCCCGCGGAGGGGTGCGCGAGTCCATGTGTGTACCCCCTGCCCCATCCCCCGCTGTCTGCGTGCACCCGGGTCCCTGCCGCTTCGCCTGGCAGAGATGGGGGAGGGATTAGCCCGCTGCTGTATTTTGCCACTGCTTCCTTGGTTATCCTCAGGAGCGTGTGGGAAACGTCTGCAAATACGCCCTCCTGCAAAAGGTGGGAAGGTGTGAGAGCGATCCGCGTCTTCCGCTCTGGGTCATTCCCGGACGTTCCCTCTCGTCCCCTAGGTCCCGGAAAGAGTTGGCAGGCAGCGAAGAAGACAGGGAGGGAACAGCGCCTCgtcctctcttctgctttggCTTGGATAGTACTGTGGCCGGAGGGATCGCTGGCTGAGCTCTCCGTTCCCTCCCTATCCAGGTCCGTCTGTATCCCAAGAGAAGATGGGGGAGGGCGGGGGcaaggaagggaggagaaggacCCTCCTCCGCGCGGTCGCCTGCTGAAGAGCGTGAAGGCTGCAGTCCGCTGTCCAGCCCGGCTTCGGGACGGATTTTGTAGAAGAGGAAAGAGCGGTGCTACAAGCAGTGCAGTACCCCAGCCCCGGCACAGGGCATGCCGACAGCCCGCTCAGGGTTGGGTGAAGAGGGCACGAGTTCTGCAGCGGATCGGGCCTCCTGTCACCAGCAGGAGAGGTGGGACTCTACCCCGGTGCAACCCCTATGGAGCCGAAGTGATCGGGGGAGGACGGGGATGGCGGAAGGGGGAGCCCGGGCCGGGGGAGCAGTGCAATGGCGTGATAGGGACACGGTAA